One genomic window of Kaistia geumhonensis includes the following:
- a CDS encoding potassium transporter Kup, with translation MSLNVQGGGEAVQAAPPAAGGPAGDHTGGGTAHAGFWTLALGSVGVVYGDIGTSVIYALREALHAANHAHGGIVREDVISIISLILWTLTIIVTLKYVVILLRADNNGEGGTLSLMALAQRAMGRGAPVVFILGVAGAALFYGDAVITPAISVLSAVEGLKLVTPAFDEYVIPITIAIIAALFLVQRYGTARVASLFGPITALWFVVMTIGGFMHIADDPGIFAALNPYHAVRYIMTNGHTGLVVIGAVFLSVTGAEALYADLGHFGRKPIQAAWLGFVFPALAANYLGQGALVLANPEALANPFFLLFPEWALLPVVILATMATVIASQAVISGAFSMTRQAIQLKLLPRMDIEHTSEQHVGQIYMPQVNTLLMIAVLVLVVMFGSSSRLATAYGISVTAEMVITALLAFIVVWRFWRWPVWVAALLIAPFLVIDVVFLGANLIKVTEGGWVPLLFAFSIMVIMRSWVRGTKILFDKSRRNDVPLNELVKNLEKSSVVRVPGTAVFLTSDPETAPSSLLHSLKHYRVLHQKNVLLTVISSNVPRIDDADRIRIEPINDSFTRVFMTFGYMETPNVPKALGLCRKQGWKYDIMSTSFFLSRRSIKPAKDRIFSRLQDKLFIKLAINASDATEYFHIPTGRVVEIGTQMTI, from the coding sequence ATGTCTCTGAATGTGCAGGGCGGAGGCGAGGCTGTGCAAGCAGCGCCGCCCGCCGCAGGCGGTCCGGCCGGAGATCACACCGGCGGAGGTACCGCTCACGCCGGCTTCTGGACGTTGGCCCTCGGCTCCGTCGGCGTCGTCTATGGCGACATCGGCACGAGCGTGATCTACGCGCTGCGCGAGGCGCTGCATGCGGCGAACCACGCCCATGGCGGCATCGTGCGCGAGGACGTGATCAGCATCATCTCGCTGATCCTCTGGACGCTGACGATCATCGTCACGCTCAAATATGTCGTCATTTTGCTCAGGGCCGACAACAATGGCGAGGGCGGCACGCTCTCGCTGATGGCGCTGGCCCAGCGCGCAATGGGGCGCGGCGCCCCGGTCGTCTTCATCCTCGGCGTCGCCGGCGCGGCGCTCTTCTACGGCGACGCGGTCATCACGCCGGCCATCTCGGTGCTTTCCGCCGTCGAGGGCCTGAAGCTGGTGACGCCGGCCTTCGACGAATATGTCATCCCGATCACGATCGCCATCATCGCGGCGCTCTTCCTCGTCCAGCGCTACGGCACGGCGCGCGTCGCCTCGCTGTTCGGGCCGATCACGGCGCTCTGGTTCGTCGTGATGACGATCGGCGGCTTCATGCACATCGCCGACGATCCGGGCATCTTCGCCGCGCTCAACCCCTATCACGCCGTCCGCTACATCATGACCAACGGCCATACCGGCCTCGTGGTCATCGGCGCGGTGTTCCTCTCGGTGACGGGCGCCGAGGCGCTCTATGCCGATCTCGGCCATTTCGGCCGCAAGCCGATCCAGGCGGCCTGGCTCGGCTTCGTGTTTCCCGCGCTTGCCGCCAACTATCTGGGGCAGGGCGCGCTCGTCCTCGCCAATCCCGAGGCGCTGGCCAATCCCTTCTTCCTGCTGTTCCCCGAATGGGCGCTGCTTCCGGTTGTCATCCTCGCCACGATGGCGACGGTGATCGCTTCGCAGGCGGTGATCTCCGGCGCTTTCTCCATGACGCGCCAGGCGATCCAGCTGAAGCTGCTGCCGCGCATGGACATCGAGCACACCTCCGAGCAGCATGTCGGCCAGATCTACATGCCGCAGGTCAACACGCTGCTGATGATCGCGGTGCTGGTGCTGGTCGTGATGTTCGGCTCGTCGAGCCGCCTCGCCACCGCCTACGGCATCTCGGTCACCGCCGAGATGGTGATCACGGCGCTGCTCGCCTTCATTGTCGTGTGGCGCTTCTGGCGCTGGCCGGTCTGGGTCGCGGCGCTGCTCATCGCGCCGTTCCTCGTCATCGACGTCGTCTTCCTCGGCGCCAATCTCATCAAGGTCACCGAGGGTGGCTGGGTGCCGCTGCTCTTCGCCTTCTCGATCATGGTGATCATGCGCTCCTGGGTGCGCGGCACCAAGATCCTGTTCGACAAGAGCCGGCGCAACGACGTGCCGCTCAACGAACTCGTGAAGAACCTCGAGAAGAGCAGCGTCGTGCGCGTGCCCGGAACGGCGGTGTTCCTGACCTCGGACCCCGAGACGGCGCCGTCCTCGCTGCTGCACAGCCTCAAGCACTATCGCGTGCTGCACCAGAAGAACGTGCTGCTGACGGTCATCTCGTCCAATGTGCCGCGCATCGACGATGCCGACCGAATCCGGATCGAGCCGATCAACGACAGCTTCACGCGCGTCTTCATGACCTTCGGCTACATGGAAACGCCGAACGTGCCCAAGGCGCTCGGCCTCTGCCGCAAGCAGGGCTGGAAATACGACATCATGTCGACGTCGTTCTTCCTATCCCGCCGCTCGATCAAGCCGGCCAAGGACCGCATCTTCTCGCGGCTCCAGGACAAGCTGTTCATCAAGCTCGCCATCAACGCCAGCGACGCGACGGAATATTTCCATATTCCGACCGGCCGCGTGGTCGAGATCGGCACGCAGATGACGATCTGA
- the ygfZ gene encoding CAF17-like 4Fe-4S cluster assembly/insertion protein YgfZ, which produces MRKGYSAVLADRGVVRIGGAEARGFLQNIVTTDMDRVAVDRAGFGALLSPQGKILADFLVFADDGGFLIDLPKAALADFVKRMTLYRLRAKVEIADLSTERKVAVFWRGDAPDGAVPDPRLAELGHRAILPGDASLENETSADAWHAHRIALGVPEGGRDFAFGEAFPHDVDMDDLDGLDFRKGCYVGQEIVSRMQHRGTARRRAVIVTGEGALPDAGTSVEGNGKALGAMGSHAGATGIALLRLDRTRLALDSGATISAGGVPLSVTLPAFARFGWPAGSEDEGAA; this is translated from the coding sequence ATGCGTAAGGGGTACTCTGCCGTCCTCGCCGATCGGGGCGTGGTGCGGATCGGCGGCGCGGAGGCGCGCGGCTTCCTGCAGAACATCGTCACGACCGACATGGACCGTGTCGCGGTGGATCGGGCCGGATTCGGCGCGCTGCTGTCGCCGCAGGGGAAGATCCTCGCGGATTTCCTCGTCTTCGCCGATGACGGCGGCTTCCTCATCGACCTGCCGAAGGCCGCACTGGCCGATTTCGTGAAGCGGATGACGCTTTATCGCCTGCGCGCCAAGGTCGAGATCGCCGACCTCTCGACCGAGCGCAAGGTCGCCGTCTTCTGGCGCGGCGACGCGCCCGACGGCGCCGTGCCCGATCCGCGGCTGGCCGAGCTCGGCCACCGCGCCATCCTGCCCGGCGACGCATCTCTGGAGAACGAGACCTCGGCGGATGCGTGGCACGCCCATCGCATCGCGCTCGGCGTTCCCGAGGGCGGACGCGACTTCGCGTTCGGCGAGGCCTTTCCGCACGATGTCGACATGGACGATCTCGACGGGCTCGACTTCCGCAAGGGCTGCTATGTCGGCCAGGAGATCGTCTCGCGCATGCAGCATCGCGGCACGGCGCGCCGGCGCGCCGTCATCGTGACCGGCGAGGGCGCGCTTCCGGACGCTGGAACCTCGGTCGAAGGCAATGGCAAGGCGCTCGGCGCGATGGGCTCGCATGCCGGGGCGACGGGCATCGCGCTTCTCCGCCTCGACCGGACCCGCCTCGCGCTCGATTCCGGGGCGACGATCAGCGCCGGCGGCGTACCGCTTTCGGTAACCCTTCCCGCTTTCGCGCGCTTCGGCTGGCCGGCCGGCAGCGAAGACGAGGGCGCGGCGTGA
- the ppdK gene encoding pyruvate, phosphate dikinase, translating to MAKWVYAFGGGFAEGGLADRDLIGGKGAGLAEMSALGLPVPPGFTLSTEIGRLYLASGHVFPDGLADEVDGALAAVGRIAGRRFGDARDPLLVSVRSGAAVSMPGMMDTVLNLGLNDETVEGLARVSGDRRFAFDSYRRFIQMYGHVVLGLDHGLFEEKLEDYKLARGLVLDGELAAEDWQAVSDLFKGLVIEETDAAFPQAPTAQLWGAIRAVISSWNNPRAVAYRRMNAIAGDAGTAVTVQAMVFGNLGETSATGVAFTRNPSTGEKILWGEFLPNAQGEDVVAGTRTPQDLTERARQETGSEAASLESLMPEAFAAFSAVADRLERHHRDMLDLEFTIERGRLWMLQVRPAKRTIRAALRSAVEMAGEGLISRAEAVARIEPRTLDQLLHPTIDPENGADLFARGLPASPGAASGAVVFTPDEAELARTQGRKVILVRVETSPEDVHGMHAARGILTTRGGMTSHAAVVARGMGKPCVSGAGGIRVDFKAGTMTAGGRTIRRGDTITIDGGTGQVLIGAVPLREPELSGDFATLMRWADDFRTLKIRTNVDTPADARAARSFGAEGIGLCRTEHMFFDQRRIAVVREMILAETPAARADALARLLPMQRTDFASLFEIMSGLPVTVRLLDPPLHEFLPTGDAEIEELSAAMGIPPARIRARSEALAEANPMLGHRGVRLAISFPEIVEMQIRAILEAALDVGEASGRPVELEIMVPLVASKAELDLIYQRIRAAEAQVVRLHGRAPRYELGTMIELPRAALAAGDLARSASFFSFGTNDLTQTTFGISRDDAAPFLNAYLALGLMPSDPFATLDETGVGELIRIATERGRAVRPGLKIGVCGEHGGDPASIRFFAGLDFDYVSCSPFRVPVARLAAAQAALARAGITGAGLPASAEAPAV from the coding sequence ATGGCGAAGTGGGTGTACGCGTTCGGCGGCGGCTTCGCCGAGGGTGGTCTCGCCGATCGCGACCTCATCGGCGGCAAGGGTGCCGGTCTCGCCGAAATGAGCGCGCTCGGACTGCCGGTGCCGCCCGGCTTCACACTCTCGACCGAGATCGGCCGGCTCTATCTCGCCAGCGGCCATGTCTTTCCCGATGGCCTCGCGGACGAGGTCGACGGCGCGCTCGCGGCTGTCGGGCGCATCGCCGGCCGCCGTTTCGGCGATGCCCGCGATCCTCTGCTCGTCTCGGTCCGCTCGGGCGCGGCCGTCTCGATGCCGGGCATGATGGACACGGTGCTCAATCTCGGCCTCAACGACGAGACAGTCGAGGGTCTCGCCCGCGTCTCGGGCGACCGGCGCTTCGCCTTCGACAGCTATCGCCGCTTCATCCAGATGTATGGCCATGTCGTGCTCGGGCTCGACCATGGTCTCTTCGAGGAGAAGCTGGAGGACTACAAGCTCGCGCGCGGCCTCGTGCTCGACGGCGAACTGGCCGCCGAGGATTGGCAGGCGGTCTCCGATCTCTTCAAGGGGCTCGTCATCGAGGAGACCGACGCCGCCTTCCCGCAGGCGCCGACCGCGCAGCTCTGGGGCGCCATCCGCGCCGTCATCTCCTCATGGAACAACCCGCGCGCCGTCGCCTACCGCCGCATGAACGCGATAGCCGGCGATGCCGGGACGGCCGTCACCGTGCAGGCCATGGTGTTCGGCAATCTCGGCGAGACCTCGGCGACGGGCGTAGCCTTCACCCGCAATCCGTCGACAGGTGAGAAGATCCTCTGGGGCGAGTTCCTGCCGAACGCGCAGGGCGAGGATGTCGTCGCCGGCACGCGCACGCCGCAGGACCTCACCGAGCGCGCGCGACAGGAGACGGGCTCCGAGGCGGCGTCGCTCGAATCGCTGATGCCGGAGGCATTCGCCGCCTTCTCGGCGGTGGCCGACCGGCTGGAGCGCCACCACCGCGACATGCTCGACCTCGAATTCACGATCGAGCGCGGCCGCCTGTGGATGCTCCAGGTGCGCCCGGCGAAGCGCACGATCCGCGCCGCGCTGCGCAGCGCCGTGGAGATGGCGGGCGAGGGTCTCATCAGCCGGGCCGAGGCCGTCGCGCGGATCGAACCGCGCACGCTCGACCAGTTGCTCCATCCGACGATCGACCCAGAAAACGGCGCCGATCTCTTCGCCCGCGGGCTGCCGGCCTCGCCGGGCGCGGCGAGCGGCGCCGTCGTCTTCACGCCCGACGAGGCGGAACTGGCGCGCACGCAGGGCCGCAAGGTGATCCTCGTCCGCGTCGAGACCAGCCCCGAGGACGTGCATGGCATGCACGCCGCGCGCGGCATCCTGACAACGCGCGGTGGCATGACGAGCCACGCCGCCGTGGTGGCGCGCGGCATGGGCAAGCCCTGCGTTTCCGGCGCCGGCGGCATCCGTGTCGACTTCAAGGCCGGAACCATGACGGCCGGCGGCCGCACGATCCGGCGCGGCGACACCATAACCATCGATGGAGGCACCGGCCAGGTGCTGATCGGCGCGGTGCCGCTGCGCGAGCCGGAGCTCTCGGGCGATTTCGCGACGCTGATGCGCTGGGCCGACGATTTCCGCACGCTGAAGATCAGGACCAATGTCGATACGCCCGCCGATGCGCGCGCGGCGCGCAGCTTCGGCGCGGAGGGCATCGGTCTCTGCCGCACCGAGCACATGTTCTTCGACCAGCGCCGCATCGCGGTCGTCCGCGAGATGATCCTCGCCGAGACGCCGGCAGCGCGCGCCGACGCGCTGGCACGGCTCCTGCCGATGCAGCGTACCGATTTCGCGTCACTGTTCGAGATCATGTCGGGGCTGCCGGTGACGGTCCGCCTTCTCGATCCGCCGCTGCACGAGTTCCTGCCGACCGGGGACGCCGAGATCGAGGAGCTGTCGGCGGCGATGGGCATCCCGCCCGCCCGCATCCGCGCCCGCAGCGAAGCGCTCGCGGAAGCCAATCCGATGCTCGGCCATCGCGGGGTCCGCCTCGCGATCTCCTTCCCGGAGATCGTCGAGATGCAGATCCGCGCCATCCTGGAGGCCGCCCTGGATGTCGGCGAGGCGAGCGGCCGGCCCGTCGAGCTCGAGATCATGGTGCCGCTCGTCGCCAGCAAGGCGGAGCTCGACCTCATCTACCAGCGCATCCGCGCCGCCGAGGCGCAGGTGGTGCGGCTGCATGGCCGCGCGCCGCGCTACGAGCTCGGCACGATGATCGAACTGCCGCGCGCGGCGCTGGCGGCCGGCGACCTCGCCCGCAGCGCCAGCTTCTTCTCCTTCGGCACCAACGATTTGACGCAGACGACCTTCGGCATCTCGCGCGACGACGCCGCGCCGTTCCTCAATGCCTATCTCGCGCTCGGGCTGATGCCGTCCGATCCCTTCGCGACGCTCGACGAGACCGGTGTCGGCGAACTCATCCGCATCGCGACCGAGCGCGGCCGAGCCGTTCGGCCTGGGCTCAAGATCGGCGTCTGCGGCGAGCATGGCGGCGACCCGGCGTCGATCCGGTTCTTCGCCGGGCTGGATTTCGATTACGTGTCCTGCTCGCCGTTCCGCGTTCCGGTCGCAAGGCTGGCGGCGGCGCAGGCCGCGCTGGCTCGCGCGGGGATCACCGGCGCCGGCCTGCCGGCGAGTGCCGAGGCGCCGGCCGTCTGA
- the dhaK gene encoding dihydroxyacetone kinase subunit DhaK, whose protein sequence is MKKLINAPDTVLSESLDGFAEAHADIVLLGEERKFVRRRTLKPGKPALVSGGGSGHEPLHAGFVGFGMLDAACPGQVFTSPTPDQMIAAVAEVDTGGGALFIVKNYEGDVMNFEMAAEMAGSEVLTVITDDDVAVETSTYSLGRRGVAGTMIVEKVVGAAAEAGMGLGALKVLGDRVNAASRSMGVALTSCIVPAAGTPTFTLPEDEMEMGVGIHGEPGRRRVKLEGADAIAEEMVAAIAGDLGRGGDALLLVNGFGGTPAMELYLMRHAAGKALAKHGIRIARGLVGNYVTSLEMAGCSLTVTLLDDEIARLWDAPVHTSALRWGL, encoded by the coding sequence ATGAAGAAGCTGATCAATGCGCCGGACACGGTGCTCAGCGAGAGCCTCGATGGCTTCGCCGAAGCGCATGCCGATATCGTCCTGCTCGGCGAGGAGCGGAAATTCGTCCGCCGCCGTACCCTGAAGCCGGGAAAGCCGGCGCTGGTCTCGGGCGGCGGATCGGGCCATGAGCCTCTGCATGCCGGCTTCGTCGGCTTCGGCATGCTCGACGCCGCCTGTCCCGGCCAGGTGTTCACCTCGCCGACGCCCGACCAGATGATCGCGGCGGTGGCGGAGGTCGATACCGGCGGCGGCGCGCTGTTCATCGTCAAGAACTACGAGGGCGACGTCATGAACTTCGAGATGGCGGCCGAGATGGCCGGCTCGGAGGTGCTGACCGTCATCACCGACGACGATGTCGCGGTCGAGACCTCGACCTATTCGCTCGGCCGGCGCGGCGTCGCCGGGACGATGATCGTCGAGAAGGTGGTCGGCGCAGCCGCCGAGGCGGGCATGGGGCTCGGCGCCCTGAAGGTGCTCGGCGACCGGGTCAACGCGGCGTCGCGCTCGATGGGCGTCGCGCTCACGAGCTGCATCGTGCCGGCGGCGGGAACGCCGACCTTCACGCTGCCCGAGGACGAGATGGAGATGGGCGTCGGCATCCATGGCGAGCCCGGCCGGCGGCGCGTGAAGCTCGAAGGCGCCGATGCGATCGCCGAGGAGATGGTCGCGGCCATCGCCGGCGATCTCGGCAGGGGAGGCGACGCGCTGCTGCTCGTCAACGGCTTCGGCGGCACGCCGGCCATGGAGCTCTATCTGATGCGGCACGCCGCCGGGAAGGCGCTGGCCAAGCACGGCATCCGCATCGCCCGCGGCCTCGTCGGCAACTATGTGACCTCGCTGGAGATGGCCGGCTGCTCGCTGACCGTGACGCTGCTCGACGATGAGATCGCGCGGCTCTGGGATGCCCCGGTCCATACGTCCGCCCTGCGCTGGGGGCTCTGA
- a CDS encoding HD family hydrolase, with translation MLSGRRLDLADPSPFDVEIGDIAHGLARVARWNGQTRGPHAFSVAQHSVLVVDIAVRLDGSLSNADRLAALLHDAPEYVIGDMISPFKALVGGAYKAVEARLLAAIHLRFGLPAERRAELTRAIKAADRIAAYHEATALAGFGADEATQFFGRPRGIAADHLALEPWPTAEAERRFLALFETLVPEAALSS, from the coding sequence ATGCTGTCCGGCCGCAGGCTCGACCTTGCCGACCCCTCGCCTTTCGACGTCGAGATCGGCGACATCGCGCACGGCCTTGCCCGCGTCGCGCGCTGGAACGGGCAGACCCGCGGCCCGCACGCATTCTCCGTCGCGCAGCATTCGGTGCTCGTCGTCGACATCGCGGTGCGGCTCGACGGGTCGCTGTCGAATGCCGACCGCCTGGCGGCGCTGCTGCACGACGCGCCGGAATATGTCATCGGCGACATGATCTCGCCCTTCAAGGCGCTGGTCGGCGGCGCCTACAAGGCCGTCGAGGCCCGGCTCCTCGCGGCCATCCATCTGCGCTTCGGCCTGCCGGCGGAGCGTCGCGCCGAACTGACGCGCGCCATCAAGGCGGCGGACCGCATCGCCGCCTATCACGAGGCGACGGCGCTGGCCGGTTTCGGCGCGGACGAGGCGACGCAGTTCTTCGGCCGCCCGCGCGGCATCGCCGCGGACCATCTCGCGCTGGAGCCCTGGCCGACGGCCGAGGCCGAGCGGCGATTCCTCGCCCTGTTCGAGACGCTGGTGCCGGAGGCGGCGCTTTCGTCGTGA
- a CDS encoding Tad domain-containing protein — MSPNADPAGSPEKHAAVRDEMVRATIGGKGIALFAVASLALLVVLGAMVDLSRLASARSELQQRLDAALSAGARARDDIRAETAEVAFDRMPTGSIARPDGWHFVERGESLSGTVSAAVPTTLSSMIGIRSVRITASGTTVRPKRCADERIRARDAAGCHVTVLSSTRTVPQH, encoded by the coding sequence GTGTCCCCCAACGCCGATCCTGCCGGATCACCAGAGAAGCACGCTGCCGTGCGCGATGAAATGGTGCGCGCGACGATCGGCGGCAAGGGCATAGCCCTCTTCGCCGTCGCTTCGCTCGCTCTGCTCGTCGTCCTCGGCGCGATGGTCGATCTCTCGCGGCTCGCCTCGGCGCGCAGCGAACTCCAGCAGCGCCTCGACGCGGCGCTCTCCGCCGGCGCCCGGGCGCGCGACGACATCCGCGCCGAGACGGCGGAAGTCGCTTTCGACCGCATGCCGACAGGCTCCATCGCGCGGCCGGACGGCTGGCATTTCGTCGAGCGCGGCGAAAGCCTGTCGGGCACGGTCTCCGCGGCGGTGCCGACGACGCTGTCGAGCATGATCGGCATCCGCTCGGTGCGCATCACCGCGAGCGGCACCACCGTCCGGCCGAAGCGCTGCGCGGACGAGCGCATCCGCGCGCGCGATGCGGCCGGCTGCCACGTGACGGTCCTGTCCTCGACGCGGACCGTCCCGCAGCACTGA
- a CDS encoding YbaN family protein: MRRPLYAAAGWLMVALGLVGLVLPVMPTTIFMILAAWFFSRSSPRFEAWLLEHRLFGPPIRQWRERGAIPLPAKIFAVGSMVGGFAVFLFLTEPPLWLAAVVAALLLASAAFVVTRPNR, encoded by the coding sequence GTGAGACGGCCGCTCTATGCCGCGGCCGGCTGGCTGATGGTCGCGCTCGGCCTCGTCGGGCTCGTCCTGCCCGTGATGCCGACCACCATCTTCATGATCCTGGCGGCGTGGTTCTTCTCGCGCTCCTCGCCGCGCTTCGAGGCCTGGCTGCTGGAACACAGGCTGTTCGGGCCGCCGATCCGCCAATGGCGCGAACGCGGCGCCATTCCCCTCCCCGCCAAGATCTTCGCCGTCGGCAGCATGGTCGGCGGCTTCGCCGTCTTTCTCTTCCTGACCGAGCCGCCTCTCTGGCTGGCGGCGGTCGTCGCCGCCCTCCTCCTCGCCTCGGCGGCATTCGTCGTCACACGGCCGAACCGCTGA
- a CDS encoding putative PEP-binding protein codes for MPAIELTGRAAAPGLALGALYRLAERAGPRRVAGTPEEEAAALTTAIASASAALIAIMAEAEGEGADILEFQVAMLADDELAAPALAAIGAGIDAASAWRAALDEAIAGYRDGGDAYFAARASDLEDIRDRVLAALDDGEAGEPIVPPGAILVGRDVTPSLFLSVDWKAGGAIALSEGSPSSHVAMLARARGVPMVVGLGSLPTSGAAEAIVDGDGGRLILDPDARAKSAFARGAAGAADRAVVEAEAARLPGRLADGSPVRVLINVAEPEELDAIDPAICDGIGLVRTEFLFHSPGGLPDEETQFRAYRRMLEWAGERPVTIRTVDAGGDKPVPGLTIDGESNPFLGTRGVRLSLLRPEIFRIQLRALARAAPHGNLKVMLPMVTVPGEIEAATRLLDAAVAELAAEGISHMRPPLGIMVEVPAVAVVPDLYADAAFFSIGSNDLTQYATAAARDIAAVAPLCDAGHPAVAALVANVVRAGERLGREVSLCGDMGGDPRHLPALVAAGLRAVSVAPRLVGRVKQALAAIGPDGAA; via the coding sequence ATGCCGGCGATTGAGCTTACCGGACGCGCCGCGGCGCCGGGCCTCGCGCTCGGCGCGCTCTACAGGCTCGCGGAGCGAGCGGGGCCGCGCCGCGTAGCCGGGACCCCCGAAGAGGAGGCCGCCGCGCTGACCACGGCCATCGCCAGCGCTTCGGCGGCGCTCATTGCCATCATGGCGGAAGCGGAAGGTGAAGGCGCCGACATCCTGGAATTCCAGGTCGCGATGCTCGCCGACGACGAACTCGCCGCGCCGGCCCTCGCCGCGATCGGGGCCGGCATCGACGCCGCCAGCGCCTGGCGAGCGGCACTCGACGAAGCCATCGCCGGCTATCGCGACGGCGGCGACGCCTATTTCGCGGCGCGGGCCTCGGATCTCGAGGATATCCGCGACCGGGTGCTCGCCGCGCTCGACGACGGGGAGGCTGGCGAGCCCATCGTGCCGCCCGGCGCGATCCTCGTCGGCCGCGACGTGACGCCGAGCCTCTTTCTCTCGGTCGACTGGAAGGCGGGCGGCGCGATCGCCCTTTCCGAAGGCAGCCCCTCCAGCCATGTCGCCATGCTGGCGCGGGCGCGCGGCGTTCCCATGGTGGTCGGCCTCGGCAGCCTGCCGACCTCTGGCGCAGCCGAGGCGATCGTCGACGGCGATGGCGGCCGCCTGATCCTCGATCCCGATGCAAGGGCGAAATCCGCCTTCGCCCGTGGCGCGGCCGGCGCGGCCGACCGCGCCGTCGTCGAGGCCGAGGCAGCGCGGCTTCCCGGCCGCCTCGCCGACGGATCGCCCGTCCGCGTGCTGATCAATGTCGCCGAGCCGGAAGAGCTCGACGCGATCGACCCGGCGATCTGCGACGGCATCGGGCTCGTCCGCACCGAATTCCTTTTCCACAGCCCCGGCGGACTGCCGGACGAGGAGACACAGTTCCGCGCCTATCGGCGCATGCTGGAATGGGCCGGCGAGCGGCCCGTCACCATCCGCACGGTCGATGCCGGTGGCGACAAGCCGGTGCCGGGGCTCACCATCGACGGCGAATCGAATCCGTTTCTCGGCACGCGCGGCGTTCGGCTGTCTCTGCTGAGGCCGGAGATCTTTCGCATCCAGCTGCGCGCGCTCGCCCGCGCCGCACCGCATGGCAATCTCAAGGTGATGCTGCCCATGGTCACCGTGCCCGGCGAGATCGAGGCGGCAACACGGCTGCTCGACGCCGCCGTCGCCGAGCTTGCCGCCGAGGGCATCTCGCATATGCGCCCGCCGCTCGGCATCATGGTCGAGGTGCCGGCGGTCGCCGTGGTGCCGGATCTCTATGCCGATGCGGCGTTCTTCTCGATCGGCTCCAACGACCTCACGCAATATGCGACCGCTGCGGCGCGTGACATCGCCGCCGTGGCGCCGCTCTGCGACGCAGGCCATCCGGCCGTGGCGGCGCTGGTCGCCAATGTGGTGAGGGCCGGCGAGCGGCTCGGGCGCGAGGTGAGCCTTTGCGGCGACATGGGCGGCGATCCGCGCCATCTGCCGGCGCTGGTCGCCGCGGGGCTGCGCGCCGTCTCGGTCGCGCCGCGCCTCGTCGGCCGCGTCAAGCAGGCGCTTGCCGCCATCGGGCCGGATGGTGCGGCATGA
- a CDS encoding HPr family phosphocarrier protein — translation MAEQESTASVLLTHEVGLHARPSVKLTKLAKTYSSDIALATAEGGPWIDAKSIVRVMAAKAPQGTVLHFRASGPDADAALAALVSLVKRDFDEAGVHVSERSHAGD, via the coding sequence ATGGCCGAGCAGGAATCCACCGCAAGCGTCCTTCTGACCCATGAGGTGGGCCTCCATGCGCGCCCCTCGGTGAAGCTGACCAAGCTCGCCAAGACCTATTCGTCCGATATCGCGCTGGCGACCGCCGAGGGCGGGCCGTGGATCGATGCCAAGAGCATCGTGCGCGTCATGGCCGCCAAGGCGCCGCAGGGCACCGTGCTGCATTTCCGCGCCAGCGGCCCCGACGCCGACGCCGCGCTGGCCGCGCTGGTCTCGCTGGTGAAGCGCGATTTCGACGAGGCCGGAGTCCATGTCTCCGAAAGATCCCATGCCGGCGATTGA
- a CDS encoding tyrosine phosphatase family protein, with protein sequence MPRVHVCSLSRIGATVAQTGASHLVTLINIGTPVERPVSIPEERHLFLGFNDILEPMDGMTAPAVEHVEQLLDFVDGWKGDKPIVVHCFAGISRSTAAAFITVCALRPERDEAEIASLIRAGSPSATPNLRLVRFADELLGRRGRMVRAIEEIGRGHDAFEGHPFALPLDP encoded by the coding sequence ATGCCGCGCGTCCATGTGTGCTCGCTCTCCCGCATCGGAGCCACCGTCGCGCAGACGGGAGCCAGCCATCTGGTGACGCTGATCAACATCGGAACGCCGGTGGAGCGTCCTGTCTCGATCCCCGAAGAGCGGCATCTCTTTCTCGGCTTCAACGACATCCTTGAGCCCATGGACGGCATGACCGCGCCGGCGGTCGAGCATGTCGAGCAGCTGCTCGACTTCGTCGATGGCTGGAAGGGCGACAAGCCGATCGTCGTGCATTGCTTCGCGGGCATCAGCCGCTCGACCGCCGCCGCCTTCATCACGGTCTGCGCGCTGCGCCCGGAACGCGACGAGGCCGAGATTGCCAGCCTGATCCGGGCCGGTTCGCCTTCCGCAACGCCCAATCTTCGTCTGGTGCGCTTCGCCGACGAGTTGCTCGGCCGCCGCGGCCGCATGGTGCGGGCCATCGAGGAGATAGGACGTGGCCATGATGCCTTCGAAGGGCATCCGTTCGCGCTGCCGCTCGATCCGTGA